TCAACATTTGACACATAGTttcatatatgtaaaatacTTATGAGGCACGTAAGTATATggatacatataaaaaaagatactTGTAAGCCTATTAAGATGGAAGAACTTAATGAATAATGACTAACagttatttagaaatttaagaAAGATGATAATTTGTTTATGAATATATTGAGGACCTATATTAATAGGAGTAAACAAAAAAgagcatttaaaaaaacgtacttcaataatcaattaaatttgattttcatttCCAATTCATTAATGCCTTTTAAGTTCGATTCGATAAACGATCATATATTACTACATTATAAAGGTTGTTGTAGCTAGgccatatatttattaaaaaaaaattatcatcctaaaataaaaatatgcgccTGTAAAATAGTACTATTTTTTAGCAAGTAACGATGGAAAACTTGTTACAACATTCAGTGCACGCAATCACACTGACTATTCCATGATTAGTGAAAAATATGGTGGTTCATAAGTATGTATTAGCAGATATATTTGTTGATATCTCAACTGAAATATATACTTGATGCCAAACGATACTTGTCAACCAACCTAATGTACTGATaagttaattcaaaaattaattacattgaaAACCAGATGTCATATTTGAATTAGTAAATCATATTTCTAATATATAATTGGAAATTATTGTTACTGTACGAAGAGGAggagtaaacaaaaaaaaattttaatggcttCACAAAAACCCTTTCTCATCTGTTTCTATAGGCTACAGCtgaataatcaaaataacttgTATGAACGATTTTTCGGATTAATTGACGAGCATTGTACTTCTCACGCGATATGAAACTTATGATGTTATAGACTTTTCTCATAGAAGCATCCAATACCGATCCTTCATTTCAATGGTTATGTCTGGGCCGTATATTTAGTTGGGAAAATGCATCTAAAAAATCAACATCTAATATTTCGGAACATGACTATATTTGTGCTAGTTGTAATAGATCACTCTTGACAGTTCTCAATGCGCAAGATAAGAATGGCCGTCCCATCGTCAATGACCGAAAAATCGTGGTTCATAAGTATCTTTTAgcagatatatttatagatatctCAACTGAAATATATACTTGATGCCAAACGATACTTGCCAACCAACCTTATGTACTAATAagttaattcaaaaactaattacattaaaaatcaaatgtcatattactaataaataaatcatatttctaatttaaaaatgaaaattattgttactatgcgaatagtaaaagtaaaaaaaggaaaaatttaaatggctTCACAAAACTCATTTCTCATCTGTTTCTATGGGCtaaatctaaataatcaaaatcacGTGTATAAACAATGATTCGAGTCAATTGACAAGTATTGTAATACTCACGCGATAAAAACTTTATGATGTTATAGACTTTTCTCATGGAAGCATCTAATACCGATCCTTCATTTCGATGGTTATGTCTGGGCCGTATATTTAGTTGGGAAAataaattcgtaaaaaaattaacatctaATATTTCGAAACACGACTATATTTGTGCCAGTTGTGATAGATCACTCTCGACATCTCTCAATGCACAAGATTAGAATGACTCTCCCATTGTCAATGACCAAAACATTGTGGTTCATAAGTATCTTTTAgcagatatatttattgatatctcAACTGAAATATATACTTGATGCCAAACGATACTTGCCAACCAACCTAATGTACTAATaagttaattcaaaaattaattacattgaaAACCAGATGTCATATCtgcataaataaatcatatttctaatttataattgaaaattattgttactgtGCGAATAGGAggagtaacaaaaaaaatttttaatggcttCACAAAACCCTATTCACATCTGTTCCCATAAGCTCAATTACAATATCGAAATCACGtgtataaacaatttttcgaggtaatttacaagtattgcgatcataaaaaaaatagtgttctggTTGATTTTAAGAGTTCGActtaaaaatggaaataactagaataTTATGCGGaatgagaaataattttattcgaaataaattgtacgaaatgaaattgtctacaaaaaagttttaatgacattttatgataagtttgatagtttcaccggagtAGTAAAATGATCTTAAAATTccttttcatttcaattttaagctccaatttcttttaaacagatggatttatcgaaaaatgatcgAGACCTTTCAAGTCGAACGTTTCGGTTTCAATTTCcatcaaaaatatctattgtTATCTTTGATACACCGATTCGCTGATGTGtgataaaattctaaaagttaaagaaacaaattttttatgttatttaaacgggaaGCGAAAGTTGTGATACGgcagttattaattttattattaataactcaaaCTTTGACATTTTCAGGAATATTTCCGATGtaatgataaaacaaaaaattagcgttattttttaaacagtctaatatacatatactttgATGTCAAATAATACTGATTCGAAAACAAAAAACtgactaaattattatttttcaaggtttttaactaaatttcttcaatcaaatttagggttttttgataataaatttcattactatCTAAGTAAtctatattttacaatttttaaacattatgaATGTCTCaatcatttaattcaatatcttATATAAATTTCGCATAGGATATCTTTTGGAGTATCAATTCTTGAACTCACAGGCACGTCAATCAATTGATAGATTGTTTATGATAATGtctttctcttattatttactcaaattcaataaattcggATTTTCCCTTCAAATATTGCCAAAATATATGGATAATTCAAACACTTGATGCAATATTTTGTTTACGAATTTCgtctggtattttttttttcaaggttCATTATATACTTACTACTAGTAGCTGATTCaattttcaacattaaaaTCACAATTGACGCTTATAACGatgatatatatgtaatgaATTATACAGATACTCTTCATGTAATGAAAATCAGCGTGAATACAAAAAAGCTACAGAATATTGttcgtaaaaatttagttattagcaaataaaaataatgaaaaatttcacgaagaaatcattattttcaattaaagggTTAAGGGGAATACTCAGTGTTTTAAgcgaaaacaattttaattctttttattagtttaagtAAACAGATTACAACTCCACAccttcttattattttaatttatagtaaaaaataactgtTATTTACTTATAGCATTAGTTTAGATTAGAAATTAGTACATATTGCTTAAAGATTAAATAAGATGAAGAATATTGCACTTGGTAGCAATAAAAGTTTGAATACTGAACTTAAGTACAGTAAATTTTGGCTTGTTACAAAATTACACAGTATAAATGTGAATCTTTTGACACTCCaaacatataattttatacagtaAACTTCTCTcatgtatttataatacacGTTTGAAGGATACCATTTGTCTTATTAACGTAGTATGTTTCAATACAAATATCAGTACTGATATTTACGTTTGAtctaatcaaatttattttttttttaacattaaatgcTGAGATTTAGCTGTTagatactcaaaaaaaaaacgaaacacTACTGACTGTCATGCCGGACAAGCTCAGTGCCACCtgtgaataaaatgaaatttcaaccACATAATCTAGGAACTAGTCGTTACAACGAACATAGGACTCACtgctattaaattttattttttttttttactgatggCACTGAGTACGATCCGATACAATATCTATGGAATAATTACGGCATTTTCCTGTAATAATTACTCAGCCATGCTTTAATTTGCTTGTATGATCGTCTTCCAATTATATCCTTAttttgagtaattattttttctattacatTTTTTGGGGGAAAGgatttagtaataatatacCCACTAAAATGGGATTTTACTAGATCTATCTCTTCTTCGTTCCAAATAACACGTgtgcataattttttctctgtaaatttaatacaaagacaattgatattaaaaatgttgaaacataaataagaagttagtcttcaataaatttctatataCACTGAACTAAGTAATTTGAGATTTTTCACTACCCGTATAATATCACTGTATTTATGTTGAACtactcttttaaaataatgtagatcattaaaaaaaatgaggtcATATACAAcatattattgaaattcaaacgttgagtatgaaaataacgatttaattgagaaaattactaaaaaattcgttcagctaataatttttatagttacAAAAGAATTAAGCATTTTAACGATCCATAAAAgctaaaaaacattttcaataCTAAAACGatattattgaattgaaaatttttgtttactccttactttaatgataattatttctaaattcTAACAAAGGACCACCAATTTGATTACTTGcttaaattggttttttatttttcataaatctgAATAACTTTCAACAATGAATAGAAAGAAAGTTATTAATCTACAAAGACACTTTGAATACATTTGCATGAAAAAGATCAAATATTGAATCTACCtaccaaaaaaaagttctagaagcttacattcaaaaatatttttgatttttaagtactacgatttttttctttttgaagaGTGTGATGAAtgtagaataattaaaatctcaaattaattaaaagtttcagtgtttaaaaagtataaattttaagataaaaatgaattttagttttcaagttgattttttaattaaaatatatatgtataaactttagggtgtttcaaaaacaaaaaaaaaaacaaaaattttttttgaaaacaggtttgaatttttcatacagACATAAAAATACATCAGCGAAAATGAGatctcttaatattaacattacgAAGTTCCACTTTGCACTTTTCTactttccataaaaataaatggaaaaattttttgttttctgatttttttaactagtTAACGATGCGACTTGGAAAAAGTCTGcaaacatatttttgtagcGATTTGAATGCTGTACAAAAAAGTCTTTATGATATTTTGATAAactcattagttcaaaagttattttagctTAAAATCAACTTTATTAGAAAtcttgagatttttttacttttctgcTGAAACTGTCAGACTGATTACAAATATCATAAGATCTTTTTtgcagataattttattccttacaaattcttaaatataaagttttttcaaattccgcattgttttttagttattttcatttcaatgtcaagctcttaaaatcgatcggaacactattttttgaagagcttgacattaaaacaaagataactagaaaataatgaggaattttgaaaaactttatcaaagataatttgttagttataaaattatctacaaaaaagattctatgacattttttgatatgtctcatagtttcaccggaaagtaaaaagatctcgaaatttactataaatttgacttcaagctcgaataacttttgaacagacggatttatcaaaaaatgctAAGACTTTTTGTTGAGATCATTCAATTCCCTACCAAAATATATCTGCAGATTCGCCCTACAACGCATCgttaactaattataaaaatcagaagaggcaaaaaaaatttttctcgtattattcttatggaaaatagaaaagtatgatgcggaacctcttaatgttaatattaagagctctaatttccACTGGTGtctattcatatttaaataaaacttttgaactTGTTTCcaagatgaagaaaaattttttttttaaataccctaatatacgtatatatctatatataaatgttcATTGCAATGATCAATGACAGAAGTCTTTAGTGAAtcatataatgaaaaaaaaatagacaataTTATTCtggtaaatttgataattttactcAAATCTGCGACTAATTATCTCTTAACCTGTCCAAATTAATGTTTtgaacttaaaataatattatgtttATTGGTTATATAACAATATGAAATTCATTCCttcactttaaaatttatacttattcaaaattatgaattcATATCTgacatttcatttaatttatctcgaaaataattatgttcaaaaatatataattaatccAGGCTCATCTTTTTCACTGGTTCCAAGCACATCATGAGTTCTCTTTTTTGattggagtaattttttactagTAGATTTCATGTGATGTTCATCATAGAAACATTCACTAGCCACAGATTCTGCAGTCGACGAACTTGATAGGATACTTTCATTATTTGTTGAAGAACTATGCTCATCGAATTTATCAAATTCATTTGCAATGGAATCACCATTTTTTGGTCGTTTTCTTATACCAGCTTCAAGAACCTGCGGAATAGTTGCTATCTGGCGACAATCTTTTTGGCGATAGTGTGATAAGTGGATTTTTTCATGATGACCAAGAAAGTCAGCCATATCAGATACTTCAGTCGTAGTTAAGTTATTATCTGCGATTAAGGTAGCAATGTGTTTTCTAAGTATTGTCCCACGTAAAGTTGTGAGATCTTCTGCACCACATAAATCTgcatatttattcaataatctGCCTGCACATAACCGTTTATGTCTATTGTCATTCATAGGTGGTAATCCAAACAAATATGGATTGTCCTCTGGAACATTTGCAGCCTcacggaaatttaaaattaaatctattgaCTCTCGAATTTCCGGAGCAATAAAAATTGCTACTGGCCGATTAAGCTCACCACGTACTTCGATTCGTATATACTTATTCGCATTTTCTTTTCCTTCACGAGATAAAGAATTGTAGTAGTCTTTATTTTTTGGGTCAGTGAGACTTGTGAAGTCTTCGTACTCATCAATAGTAGTTTTTGAAGCTTCACCTTCTCGTCGTCGGTTAAAAACTTGCATCAGCAATAATGTTGTTTCAGATAATAATAGCCAGTTATGATACTTGAAtcttttttctaatttattgtAGGCCTTAAGTCGTTTTCTTTCTAAATATGTTGTTAGCTTTTCAATATCATTTTGACTAGGTAAAACAACTTTCTTGAGTCGTTTATGTTTAGCTAAAGTTTCAACAGCTCGACGATTTATAATCTCGAAGCCTCCAACAAACAATTTCAACATAacttcaatttgattttttttctcatgttCTTGTCTTTCGatatataatcttattaagaaatcacaaatttttttcagaagaGTACAAAGTGCAGTGGCTGTACTTGGAGCTTTCAATTCGGTTCCATCTTCCGACATACCTGcaacttttttaattccatGCATACAAACTGGATAATTTCCAGGTATTAATAAAGtagaaagatttttaatttccggCTTTATGTTTCTCACTTCCTGCAAAAAGCGACCAATCATCCTTAATCTTTGTCTAATCATAGCATGCTCCTCAAGAGATGTGTATTTTTCAGTCAATGTGTTTGCCCATAGTATAACGAGTTCATCATAGTGAATGAATTCTTTGACTGCGTCCTCTTGAAGGTACGGAAATATTTGCTCCCTAACAACAGTGCTGGCAGATTCGTGAATTTGGCCCATAAGTCGTCGACTTGGAACTAAAATTCCCCTgttgttttcaaaattacttgttGAATACTTACGGTAATGATatcttaaagtttttaatcTGATTTATCTCTTGCACGAGGAACACTGAGTCCAATGGCTCGGAGAAAGAGATTCATTTTTGTTTGGTCGTCGGGCTACTTGCAAGCCATATTTTTTGGCACCTTgacttttattgaaaataatacgatgatcttttcttatttttgctATTGCTAACTTACGTTTTTTAGATGTAGTTGGTAGCTTCAAAAATGCCATAACCTCCGTTTCTTTATTATCTTTCATAGCAAGATGACGCGCATATCTGGGAATTATTGTCTTGCAGAAATCACACCAAAACAATTGCTCGACTTTCTTAcctttttcttcattttctttatttttttcattttcattagactcaatattattattttctttaggtGATGAACAGTCAACTATTTGTTCAACACTTGCTGATTCGATACTAGAGCTATCGAAAGCACAATTCAGGTCATTTGGATCTACCAAAATAATTCTATCAACAGTGGTTGCATCACGTAAACATTCAACATTTTTTCCTGCAGGTAACTCAAATTGATTTGCTGTAAGTAAATCATCAGataaatcgattgattttttactattattgaCGTAAGCAAAATCATGTAATCTTTTGTTCGATCGTTctttatgaactttttttttgcgtttCATGTAAGCTTTTAGCGCGATTTCTTCTTCGTCTTCTGTTGAATCTTCATTACTAAATTTTGTGACTGGATTATTTACATGGATGCTTCTCCATCTTCAACGGTATTATCACTAGCGATTAGAATGTCGTCATCTGTAGATAAAGTAAGCATTGCTGAAGAATTCGCTCGAATAGATAATATATTACAAGCGGAGATTGCAGGAGATGCAggctcaaatattttttctggtATTATCTGTGGACTGAGATCACTAAAACTAAACGAAGTCCCACTTACAGGAATTAAGCAATCATCTaggagaaatttaaattctattagTAATTTGCTGATACCACATTTATCAAACAAtaattgcattaaaaaaatcattgaaaaataattttctgcttttaatatatacacaataattatagaaacttTACACTTATAGAAACGaccaagaaaattataaaagtcaTTTCAAAGGTCAGCACAATTACTATAACATCATACTAGAATgggataatttaattttaaaaagtttattttctcagatacaattattttaaaaatattaatacctCAATTCATAGatatagaataattttgaagAGAAAAGTGCAAAAAAACTTGTggatttcaaattcaaatggaGATTTTACAATCATTCAAGCGgaattgggttttttttttttttaataaatattattcctgaatatgaaaatttacaagaattaaagttaatttttttaataataatcgattttttttataaataaaatctttgaaatcgaatactaaaactttttttttaatattttcaaaataaaagcagcaaaatcattataattactttatcatatattatctTACTGGTAAAGCTTTCTGTTGAATCAGATTTAGTCAATTTAGAGTTGCTATCAAATTTACTTGATATAAGGACATCACTGTGCAGGTTTTGCTCGAATGGATTACTTAAATCAAaatcatttgatcgaatacTCATATCAAGAAAAGAGCTGCCAGTTCTGTTGATAGAAAAGTATGAattagattataaaaatacgtCACTTTAATATCaactgaataaataatatatatgtacgaaGTACGAAAAAGTTACCTGACATCTTCTACAGGTATGAATTGATCGAATATTTGGCCGTCACATCTTTCATCTAATTCAGATTCTGAATCATCTGAACATGACTCAGTCATATCTTCTAAATGTTCATCAATTACAAGCCTAGTCTCACAATCAGAGTCTTCAGAATCTGATGATGATTCATAAAGAGAGCAATCCAGctctttaaaaaatgcaatttcTGAGAAATATTCGATAGgagattaattattcattgagaacgatattattcattaaaattaataatcaatagcAAAATGTAATGTTCAATTTATGAAAAGTATCAATTTCTGTCTTCGAATATTAGTATATATTATCAAATAGTATATTGAAACATtttaaagttcatttttaatattaaaaacaaactttGATCTTCCGTCCCAGttttgtcatttaaaaaaaaactgggtTATAGTGAGTTGTCACACATAATTAAGTTTCTTTTAAAATGACtgtgtaatataaataatcgtCAAAGTGAGCTAATACAACAGTTAAGAGTTATAAAGCACAGCAATACTGAAATAAAAGATGCTCTCTTGctaaaaatagattattttcAAATGCTTTACGCAGTATTTGAACCTTGAATACTTAATTTCCTATGCAAAAAAGTGACACTTTACTGCTACTTTATGTAACTAGCTAAAGTTTTCAAATGTGATTGTCCTCTTAGGACTTTGTCACTATACtgaattttaacaattaatttgtcGTATATAAAACTATCTTCCAATAACTTTCATATGTGACAATAGTCAGAATCAAACAAAAGATGTAACAACATATgcaaaatacatttataagtatgatattgaatataaaacattcttttttgttgttataactcaaatgtttattaaatcgGCAatgtattgtaattaatctcaagttgtcttttttttttttttttgattaataatgagaaaatagataaaaaaaataaatgaattattccaTACTTAAGTAtggataaaacaaaaaattataaatattctaataaaattacagGTGTAGagtttatttacataaaagatttattttatgtgaTTACAGCTATTGACGaacaagtataaatttaaaaaaaaagtaatatgaTTTACAacgaaaagtttttatatacaaaaacaatttatcGTTGGAGACTGGATAGTGAATGGATAAggttttctaattttattaattatgtaagtAATATTGCTGGAACAGACGATAAAGTTTTCAttccacttaatttttttttcttgttaatttatgaaatataaatcaaaGACCGGATGAAGATTATGCTATTAGAATATATATACGGATTCGCGACATGATTTACAAAAAGTGTGTGGCCTTTTTACCTGAACTTGAAAGATGTAAATCGTTTGTTCGATCATAATCACAATCTAGACATTCcgtcaatatatta
This genomic window from Microplitis demolitor isolate Queensland-Clemson2020A chromosome 6, iyMicDemo2.1a, whole genome shotgun sequence contains:
- the LOC103576651 gene encoding uncharacterized protein LOC103576651; this encodes MGQIHESASTVVREQIFPYLQEDAVKEFIHYDELVILWANTLTEKYTSLEEHAMIRQRLRMIGRFLQEVRNIKPEIKNLSTLLIPGNYPVCMHGIKKVAGMSEDGTELKAPSTATALCTLLKKICDFLIRLYIERQEHEKKNQIEVMLKLFVGGFEIINRRAVETLAKHKRLKKVVLPSQNDIEKLTTYLERKRLKAYNKLEKRFKYHNWLLLSETTLLLMQVFNRRREGEASKTTIDEYEDFTSLTDPKNKDYYNSLSREGKENANKYIRIEVRGELNRPVAIFIAPEIRESIDLILNFREAANVPEDNPYLFGLPPMNDNRHKRLCAGRLLNKYADLCGAEDLTTLRGTILRKHIATLIADNNLTTTEVSDMADFLGHHEKIHLSHYRQKDCRQIATIPQVLEAGIRKRPKNGDSIANEFDKFDEHSSSTNNESILSSSSTAESVASECFYDEHHMKSTSKKLLQSKKRTHDVLGTSEKDEPGLIIYF